In the genome of Magnetococcales bacterium, the window GTGGCGGTGGGGATGTTTCGGGCGAGTGGCGCTTTGGGCTATCTGGTCAATCTCATCGGGCCTGCCACCTCTGCCGTGGGTCTTCCCGCCGAAGCCCTGCCCATGGCTTTGCTGCGCCCCCTTTCCGGCTCCGGAGCCTACGGCATCCTGGCCTCCCTGCTGGAAGATCCCACCATCGGCCCGGACAGCTATACCGGCTTGCTGGTCTCCACCTTTCAGGGCTCTACCGAAACAACCTTTTATGTGCTCGCGGTCTATTTTGGCGCGGTGCAGATCCGCCGCACCCGCCACGCCCTGGGGGCCGCCCTCACCGCAGATGTGACCGGCATCATCGCAGCAGTGTTCATCTGCTCCCTGCTGTTTGCCGTCTGAACGGGGTTGGGCTCTTGGGTAAGCTCTGATACACTTTGGCACTCTTTGGGCAACATCGGATTACCTTTTTTCAAGTAGAGACTCCCCATGAACCTGTCAGGCTCACAAACCGAAAAAAATCTCCTCACCGCCTTTGCCGGGGAGTCCCAGGCCCGCAACCGCTACACTTTTTTTGCCGGCAAAGCCAAAAAAGAGGGGCTGCAACAGATCGCAGCCATTTTTGAAGAGACCGCCAACCAGGAAAAGGCCCATGCGAGCCGTTTTTTCAAGCTTCTGGGTGGGGGAGAGGTGGAGATTACCGGCACCTTTCCAGCGGGAGGCAACGGCACCACCGAGGAAAATCTCCGGGCCGCCGCCGGGGGAGAAAATCACGAACATACCGTGGAATATCCCCGTTTTGCCCAGATCGCCCGGGAGGAAGGGTTTGACGAAATAGCCGGTGTGTTCGAAGCGGTCGCCATCGCCGAAAAACAGCATGAAAAGCGATTTCTGGATCTGGCGGAAAATCTCGCAGCTGGTCGGGTTTTCAAGCGCAATGGCCAGGTGGTGTGGAAGTGCCGTAACTGTGGTTACCTCCACGAAGCCCAGGCAGCCCCCGATCTTTGCCCTGCCTGCGCCCACTCCACCGCCTATTTTGAACTCCTCGGGGAAAACTGGTAAGAGAGGGGTTTCAGTCAAAAACCAACCCCCTGAAAATCCGGGGTGGCGTCATTCAAACAGTCAAAGACGGCGATAAAAATGGCAGAACTTTTGGATACCAGGGATGGGGTAGTGGTTTCGGCGGCCTCCCTTCAGGAAGAGTGGCAGCGCAACATGGAACGGGTGAAGTGGGTCTCCCCGGTGGATTTTACCGCTGAATTTTTGGACACCCTCTCCTATGGCCCCACCGAGGTGGAGTTTCGGGTGGTCAATCTGGAGCCGTTTCGTCTTTTGCGCAGGCGCACCTTCCGCAAGCATATTTTCAATGCCCGAATTTATCTCTGGCAACTGGCGGTGAGCCAAACACGCCCCAAGCGCGCCCGGGAGATCAAACAGCGGTTTCGATCTCTTCTGCTAACCAGCCTCAACAATTCCCAACCCCGCTTCGATGCCATCACCTCGGAACTCACCCTGCTGGACTCTCTCCTGGACAACCTCTCCGAAGAGGGATTTCTCTCCATGGCCCACTACATCACCCAACGGGTGTGGGGGGATCTGGAAAAAAATCCCGGACTCCTGCCCCGCTCCATCCGTCTGGGCATGTGGCTCGATGAAATCTATCAGGATTATGTAGAACGCGCCGAATGCCTGCGGCCTTGAGGGAAGGCAACTGCTGATACGCTGACAACAGCACCACCCATCAATCGGTTGTCCAATCAACAGGTATCCACCGATCCCCCTCTTCTTCCCCATACCTGAAATATTTGTCGATACGCTGGCCAT includes:
- a CDS encoding rubrerythrin family protein; this translates as MNLSGSQTEKNLLTAFAGESQARNRYTFFAGKAKKEGLQQIAAIFEETANQEKAHASRFFKLLGGGEVEITGTFPAGGNGTTEENLRAAAGGENHEHTVEYPRFAQIAREEGFDEIAGVFEAVAIAEKQHEKRFLDLAENLAAGRVFKRNGQVVWKCRNCGYLHEAQAAPDLCPACAHSTAYFELLGENW